The Puntigrus tetrazona isolate hp1 chromosome 16, ASM1883169v1, whole genome shotgun sequence genome includes a region encoding these proteins:
- the LOC122360189 gene encoding patched domain-containing protein 3 isoform X1, translating into MVSCITDCVEKPVRLCFESIGKFVGLHPWWFITFPLALSAGLGGGFYFLNDLKSNDIVEQFTPKNGRAKAERRFFRETFPPIDTQFSVARLNTDGVFASLLFSCRTNVLGVDELEEVIRVDGEVRRITAAHDARRLAFSDVCAAANGTCNSNVMLDVLDYNASNIDFVKVTFPEYCPSEFNCIHMGNIIGEVEVDSSGVVRSAKAMRLFYYLRESNNTLEDAWLRGFLDLLSNVTTSKTEVSYFTSMSRQQEFEKSTQSVTELFAITYFLAISFSIISCLRFDNVRNKAWVAFLGVFSTAQAVLSSFGLLLLIKVPFVITVASSPFLILGIGIDDMFIMISSWKRTNIQDTVPKRMADTYREAAVSITITTLTDVLAFYLSYGNPFGSVQSFCLYAGTAVLFCYFYNITFFGACLALNGRREGANRHWLTCMKVPDEVPPGRSKVYTLCCVGGSYDHNTGTEEEHPVTLFFRKYYGPFVTAAWSKALVILIYLTYVAVSIYGCLQLKEGIDLRNLALDKSYIIQYYEAEKTYFDYYGPNIMLAINGTFPYWEESKRQQLESCIVQFQELNFVKNLTLTSWLHSFEKYAEERGKNISTEGQFKRHLYEFLDHQPILKQDVNITNNDIAASRLFLQTVVQNSTEKSILISLRKTAESCPCPLLVYHPAFIYYDQYTMIGHITLQTIIVATLVMLLISLVLIPNPLCALWVAFAIASVILGVTGFMALLNVSLDSISMINLVISIGFSVDFSAHISYSFVSSTKADVNERVVEAVTHLGYPILQGALSTIVGVVVLSASSSYIFRTFFTIVFLVISFGLLHGLIFIPVFLTFFGFCHKLR; encoded by the exons ATGGTGTCCTGCATCACAGACTGCGTTGAAAAGCCCGTCCGGCTTTGTTTTGAAAGTATCGGTAAGTTCGTAGGGCTTCATCCGTGGTGGTTCATCACTTTCCCGCTGGCGCTGTCCGCGGGCCTCGGGGGAGGATTTTACTTTTTGAACGACCTGAAATCCAACGACATTGTGGAGCAGTTCACACCGAAAAACGGTCGAGCCAAAGCGGAGAGGCGGTTCTTTCGAGAAACGTTTCCACCGATTGACACGCAATTTTCGGTTGCGCGATTGAACACCGATGGCGTTTTCGCATCTTTGCTGTTCTCCTGTCGGACAAACGTACTCGGCGTCGACGAGCTGGAAGAGGTCATCCGCGTCGACGGAGAGGTTAGAAGAATCACCGCGGCTCACGACGCACGGCGGCTTGCGTTTTCGGATGTTTGCGCCGCTGCGAACGGAACGTGCAACTCTAACGTGATGCTTGACGTTCTGGATTACAATGCCAGCAACATCGATTTTGTCAAGGTAACGTTTCCTGAGTACTGCCCTTCCGAATTCAACTGCATCCACATGGGAAATATCATCGGTGAGGTGGAGGTGGATAGCAGTGGAGTTGTTCGAAGCGCCAAAGCAATGAGACTCTTCTATTATCTGCGAGAGAGCAATAATACACTGGAAGATGCGTGGCTTCGGGGATTTTTAGACTTGCTTTCTAATGTAACGACCTCTAAAACCGAA gtGTCCTATTTCACATCCATGTCAAGACAACAGGAGTTTGAAAAGAGCACCCAATCTGTCACTGAACTGTTTGCTATTACTTATTTTCTCGCCATCTCATTTTCAATAATATCTTGCCTAAG GTTTGACAACGTGAGGAATAAAGCATGGGTGGCTTTTCTTGGAGTTTTCTCCACTGCGCAAGCAGTGCTATCCAGCTTTGGGTTGCTGTTACTCATAAAGGTGCCATTTGTTATTACTGTGGCATCTTCTCCATTCCTAATTCTTG gaatcGGTATTGATGACATGTTTATCATGATCTCCAGCTGGAAACGGACCAACATTCAAGACACAGTGCCAAAACGCATGGCTGATACCTACAGAGAGGCAGCCGTTTCCATTACTATCACCACCCTGACTGATGTTCTAGCCTTTTACCTCAGCTACGGCAATCCCTTCGGCTCTGTTCAGTCGTTCTGTCTGTATGCAGGCACGGCTGTCTTGTTCTGCTACTTCTATAACATCACTTTCTTTGGAGCCTGTTTGGCTCTGAATGGCAGGAGAGAGGGGGCGAACAGACACTGGTTAACTTGCATGAAGGTCCCAGACGAGGTCCCACCAGGACGGTCTAAAGTGTATACCCTCTGCTGTGTTGGAGGATCGTACGACCATAACACAGGTACTGAGGAAGAGCACCCAGTAACACTGTTCTTCAGGAAGTATTATGGACCGTTTGTGACAGCAGCTTGGAGTAAAGCTTTAGTAATCTTGATTTACTTAACGTACGTTGCCGTTAGCATTTATGGTTGTTTGCAACTCAAGGAAGGCATTGATCTCAGGAACCTAGCACTTGATAAATCGTACATCATCCAGTACTATGAAGCTGAAAAGACATACTTTGATTATTACGGACCAAATATAATGTTAGCTATCAATGGCACATTTCCATACTGGGAGGAGAGTAAACGGCAGCAACTCGAGTCGTGCATTGTACAGTTTCAGGAATTGAATTTTGTCAAGAACTTGACACTGACATCTTGGCTTCATTCCTTTGAAAAGTATGCTGAGGAACGCGGTAAGAACATCAGCACAGAAGGTCAATTTAAAAGACATCTTTATGAATTTCTGGACCACCAACCAATACTCAAACAGGACGTCAATATAACCAATAACGACATAGCTGCTTCACGTCTGTTTCTGCAGACAGTTGTGCAAAATTCAACCGAGAAGAGTATATTGATCTCACTAAGGAAGACAGCAGAGAGCTGCCCATGTCCACTGTTGGTCTACCATCCAGCGTTTATATACTATGATCAATATACAATGATTGGGCATATCACTCTTCAGACCATCATTGTGGCAACCCTAGTTATGCTGCTCATCTCCCTTGTGCTGATTCCAAATCCTCTTTGTGCCTTGTGGGTCGCCTTTGCCATCGCTTCAGTCATTTTGGGAGTCACTGGGTTTATGGCGCTGCTAAACGTAAGTCTTGATTCAATCTCCATGATAAACCTGGTCATTAGCATCGGCTTTTCTGTGGACTTCTCTGCTCATATCTCCTATAGTTTTGTGTCCAGTACGAAGGCCGATGTGAATGAAAGAGTTGTGGAGGCAGTGACACACCTGGGCTACCCCATACTTCAGGGGGCTCTGTCTACAATCGTGGGTGTGGTTGTGCTTTCAGCTTCCAGCAGCTACATATTCAGAACGTTCTTCACCATTGTGTTTCTAGTCATTAGTTTTGGGCTGCTTCATGGCcttatttttattcctgtaTTTCTAACGTTCTTTGGATTTTGCCACAAATTACGGTAG
- the LOC122360189 gene encoding patched domain-containing protein 3 isoform X2, with protein MVSCITDCVEKPVRLCFESIGKFVGLHPWWFITFPLALSAGLGGGFYFLNDLKSNDIVEQFTPKNGRAKAERRFFRETFPPIDTQFSVARLNTDGVFASLLFSCRTNVLGVDELEEVIRVDGEVRRITAAHDARRLAFSDVCAAANGTCNSNVMLDVLDYNASNIDFVKVTFPEYCPSEFNCIHMGNIIGEVEVDSSGVVRSAKAMRLFYYLRESNNTLEDAWLRGFLDLLSNVTTSKTEVSYFTSMSRQQEFEKSTQSVTELFAITYFLAISFSIISCLRFDNVRNKAWVAFLGVFSTAQAVLSSFGLLLLIKVPFVITVASSPFLILGIGIDDMFIMISSWKRTNIQDTVPKRMADTYREAAVSITITTLTDVLAFYLSYGNPFGSVQSFCLYAGTAVLFCYFYNITFFGACLALNGRREGANRHWLTCMKVPDEVPPGRSKVYTLCCVGGSYDHNTGTEEEHPVTLFFRKYYGPFVTAAWSKALVILIYLTYVAVSIYGCLQLKEGIDLRNLALDKSYIIQYYEAEKTYFDYYGPNIMLAINGTFPYWEESKRQQLESCIVQFQELNFVKNLTLTSWLHSFEKYAEERGKNISTEGQFKRHLYEFLDHQPILKQDVNITNNDIAASRLFLQTVVQNSTEKSILISLRKTAESCPCPLLVYHPAFIYYDQYTMIGHITLQTIIVATLVMLLISLVLIPNPLCALWVAFAIASVILGVTGFMALLNFCVQYEGRCE; from the exons ATGGTGTCCTGCATCACAGACTGCGTTGAAAAGCCCGTCCGGCTTTGTTTTGAAAGTATCGGTAAGTTCGTAGGGCTTCATCCGTGGTGGTTCATCACTTTCCCGCTGGCGCTGTCCGCGGGCCTCGGGGGAGGATTTTACTTTTTGAACGACCTGAAATCCAACGACATTGTGGAGCAGTTCACACCGAAAAACGGTCGAGCCAAAGCGGAGAGGCGGTTCTTTCGAGAAACGTTTCCACCGATTGACACGCAATTTTCGGTTGCGCGATTGAACACCGATGGCGTTTTCGCATCTTTGCTGTTCTCCTGTCGGACAAACGTACTCGGCGTCGACGAGCTGGAAGAGGTCATCCGCGTCGACGGAGAGGTTAGAAGAATCACCGCGGCTCACGACGCACGGCGGCTTGCGTTTTCGGATGTTTGCGCCGCTGCGAACGGAACGTGCAACTCTAACGTGATGCTTGACGTTCTGGATTACAATGCCAGCAACATCGATTTTGTCAAGGTAACGTTTCCTGAGTACTGCCCTTCCGAATTCAACTGCATCCACATGGGAAATATCATCGGTGAGGTGGAGGTGGATAGCAGTGGAGTTGTTCGAAGCGCCAAAGCAATGAGACTCTTCTATTATCTGCGAGAGAGCAATAATACACTGGAAGATGCGTGGCTTCGGGGATTTTTAGACTTGCTTTCTAATGTAACGACCTCTAAAACCGAA gtGTCCTATTTCACATCCATGTCAAGACAACAGGAGTTTGAAAAGAGCACCCAATCTGTCACTGAACTGTTTGCTATTACTTATTTTCTCGCCATCTCATTTTCAATAATATCTTGCCTAAG GTTTGACAACGTGAGGAATAAAGCATGGGTGGCTTTTCTTGGAGTTTTCTCCACTGCGCAAGCAGTGCTATCCAGCTTTGGGTTGCTGTTACTCATAAAGGTGCCATTTGTTATTACTGTGGCATCTTCTCCATTCCTAATTCTTG gaatcGGTATTGATGACATGTTTATCATGATCTCCAGCTGGAAACGGACCAACATTCAAGACACAGTGCCAAAACGCATGGCTGATACCTACAGAGAGGCAGCCGTTTCCATTACTATCACCACCCTGACTGATGTTCTAGCCTTTTACCTCAGCTACGGCAATCCCTTCGGCTCTGTTCAGTCGTTCTGTCTGTATGCAGGCACGGCTGTCTTGTTCTGCTACTTCTATAACATCACTTTCTTTGGAGCCTGTTTGGCTCTGAATGGCAGGAGAGAGGGGGCGAACAGACACTGGTTAACTTGCATGAAGGTCCCAGACGAGGTCCCACCAGGACGGTCTAAAGTGTATACCCTCTGCTGTGTTGGAGGATCGTACGACCATAACACAGGTACTGAGGAAGAGCACCCAGTAACACTGTTCTTCAGGAAGTATTATGGACCGTTTGTGACAGCAGCTTGGAGTAAAGCTTTAGTAATCTTGATTTACTTAACGTACGTTGCCGTTAGCATTTATGGTTGTTTGCAACTCAAGGAAGGCATTGATCTCAGGAACCTAGCACTTGATAAATCGTACATCATCCAGTACTATGAAGCTGAAAAGACATACTTTGATTATTACGGACCAAATATAATGTTAGCTATCAATGGCACATTTCCATACTGGGAGGAGAGTAAACGGCAGCAACTCGAGTCGTGCATTGTACAGTTTCAGGAATTGAATTTTGTCAAGAACTTGACACTGACATCTTGGCTTCATTCCTTTGAAAAGTATGCTGAGGAACGCGGTAAGAACATCAGCACAGAAGGTCAATTTAAAAGACATCTTTATGAATTTCTGGACCACCAACCAATACTCAAACAGGACGTCAATATAACCAATAACGACATAGCTGCTTCACGTCTGTTTCTGCAGACAGTTGTGCAAAATTCAACCGAGAAGAGTATATTGATCTCACTAAGGAAGACAGCAGAGAGCTGCCCATGTCCACTGTTGGTCTACCATCCAGCGTTTATATACTATGATCAATATACAATGATTGGGCATATCACTCTTCAGACCATCATTGTGGCAACCCTAGTTATGCTGCTCATCTCCCTTGTGCTGATTCCAAATCCTCTTTGTGCCTTGTGGGTCGCCTTTGCCATCGCTTCAGTCATTTTGGGAGTCACTGGGTTTATGGCGCTGCTAAAC TTTTGTGTCCAGTACGAAGGCCGATGTGAATGA
- the rab18b gene encoding ras-related protein Rab-18-B, producing MDDDVLTTLKILIIGESGVGKSSLLLRFTDDTFDPELAATIGVDFKVKTIAIDGNRAKLAIWDTAGQERFRTLTPSYYRGAQGVILVYDVTKRDTFTKLENWLNELETYCTRNDLVKMLVGNKIDKDNREVDRNEGLKFARKHSMLFIEASAKTRDGVQCAFEELVEKILQTPGLWESSIQNHGVLLSDHEQQRQGGCGGYCSLV from the exons ATGGACGACGACGTGTTAACGACTTTGAAGATTTTAATCATCGGCGAGAGCGGTGTCGGCAAATCAAG TTTGCTCCTGCGCTTCACAGATGACACATTCGACCCAGAATTAGCTGCGACAATTG GTGTGGACTTTAAAGTGAAAACCATCGCGATAGATGGCAACAGAGCAAAGCTGGCCATATGG GACACGGCCGGTCAGGAGAGGTTCCGAACTCTAACACCAAGCTACTACAGAGGAGCCCAGGGAGTCATTTTGG TGTATGATGTCACGAAGCGGGACACGTTCACAAAGCTTGAGAACTGGCTTAATGAGCTAGAGACATACTGTACGCGCAACGACCTGGTTAAAATGCTAGTTGGGAACAAAATCGACAAG GACAACCGTGAAGTAGACCGGAACGAAGGCTTGAAATTCGCACGAAAACACTCTATGCTTTTTATTG AGGCTAGCGCAAAGACGCGAGATGGAGTCCAGTGTGCCTTTGAAGAACTGGTTGAAAAGATCCTGCAGACACCAGGGCTCTGGGAGAGCAGCATCCAGAACCACGGTGTCCTGCTGTCTGATCACGAACAGCAGCGTCAGGGTGGCTGCGGGGGTTACTGCTCCCTGGTTTAA
- the mkxb gene encoding mohawk homeobox b, which yields MNAARAAMNTTVFSKFDQLRFEESGQNVERTSRSYLEVIDGQHSDLLTGHKVMGGTEALKHRRNGGGKVRHKRQALQDMARPLKQWLYKHRDNPYPTKTEKILLALGSHMTLVQVSNWFANARRRLKNTVRQPDLSWALRIKLYNKYVQGNAERLSISSDDTTSDDGENPLQIQASESDYNRPTHKTVIQDSRGKGVGRSADPSVCDDYVSPPKYKNSLLNRYLNDSLRHVMASEKVLDSRKRNHSGSFSSNEYEDDFLSPSSEAEANFTYRTVTLDCGTRQSESGARKGGGGGNNETYWKELHAAMALTNLAQGKETSTSGTTSCIIQKSSHIAEIKTVKVPIQPRH from the exons ATGAATGCAGCGCGAGCAGCGATGAACACGACGGTCTTCAGTAAGTTTGATCAGCTGCGTTTTGAAGAAAGCGGACAGAACGTGGAGAGAACCAGCAGAAGCTATTTAGAGGTGATTGATGGACAACATTCAGATTTACTGACCGGCCACAAAGTGATGGGTGGCACCGAAGCTCTCAAACACAGGAGAaatgg TGGAGGGAAGGTGCGACACAAACGTCAGGCCCTGCAGGATATGGCCCGGCCGCTGAAGCAGTGGCTCTATAAGCACAGGGACAACCCTTACCCCACCAAGACTGAGAAGATACTGCTGGCTCTGGGCTCCCACATGACCCTGGTTCAG gtcTCCAACTGGTTTGCAAATGCGAGGCGTAGGCTCAAGAACACAGTTCGACAGCCTGACCTGAGCTGGGCCCTACGCATAAAGCTGTACAACAAATATGTACAAGGCAATGCCGAGAGACTCAGCATTAGCAGCGATGACACAACGTCAGACG ATGGGGAGAATCCTTTACAGATTCAGGCCAGCGAATCAGACTATAACAGGCCAACGCACAAGACCGTTATTCAGGACAGCAGAGGCAAAGGGGTGGGGCGTAGCGCAGACCCCTCGGTTTGTGATGATTATGTGTCTCCACCAAAATACAAGAACAGCTTGCTAAACCGCTATCTAAATGATTCCCTTCGGCATGTGATGGCCTCCGAAAAAGTTCTGGACTCTCGGAAGAGGAACCATTCTGGATCGTTTAGTTCCAACGAGTATGAGGATGATTTTCTCTCGCCGTCTTCAGAAGCTGAGGCAAACTTCACCTACCGTACAG TGACGCTGGACTGCGGCACGCGCCAAAGTGAGAG CGGTGCTCGCAAAGGTGGCGGAGGAGGAAATAACGAGACCTACTGGAAAGAGCTCCATGCCGCCATGGCCCTGACCAACCTGGCCCAAGGGAAGGAGACCTCAACGTCGGGCACAACCAGCTGTATCATCCAGAAGTCTTCCCATATAGCAGAGATTAAGACTGTCAAAGTACCCATACAACCCCGACATTAG